A window of the Polypterus senegalus isolate Bchr_013 chromosome 4, ASM1683550v1, whole genome shotgun sequence genome harbors these coding sequences:
- the ndufc1 gene encoding NADH dehydrogenase [ubiquinone] 1 subunit C1, mitochondrial, which yields MIVTSIVFCCKRAHHGVKSSFFRSLTTNKFLTRSAFTARKPDYSTPNWFRVGLTFGSSAAIWILLIKQHSNDVEEYKRRNNLS from the exons ATGATCGTTACGAGCATTGTATTTTGTTGCAAAAGGGCTCATCATGGTGTTAAGTCGTCTTTTTTTAGGTCTCTGACCACTAACAAAT TTTTGACACGTTCAGCTTTTACTGCGAGGAAGCCTGACTACAGTACCCCAAACTGGTTTCGAGTAGGGCTGACCTTTGGAAGCAGTGCAGCCATTTGGATTCTG CTTATTAAGCAACACAGTAATGATGTTGAAGAATATAAAAGGAGGAATAACTTGTCGTGA